In Helianthus annuus cultivar XRQ/B chromosome 8, HanXRQr2.0-SUNRISE, whole genome shotgun sequence, a single genomic region encodes these proteins:
- the LOC110888402 gene encoding calphotin-like, with protein sequence MSSSSGVSDPVPVDSDDPMHSDSEVYTSDTDSTDDDGFQPFALPDFGDDIQLADGIPAGDPPLAEILAPIPLAVPPVEDLPLDVVSDNDVDLFEGPPKDAHEGRAPIADDVALPLVESPDKEAHSDSSVPDSFESVASSIPPSGFGFFPGIVDDEDIEMEDELVLEEQPAEAPVLPDDQILDMPADHQPAPVDPEPDIVPEPVLALDPVHADAPVFVPPGIDAPAIPPPVVEIPVMIPLPDPVFAELPVIAPLFPDSAPVHADHAPFATHIDPRYADTHNGWIEEDDYPPYVIPVTPPTAPVTAPLDIPFVHPHTSDTHRTDLPITFLQDIPPPQPEEGSSRQPFGHVPFMSGDGQFIPYSGFVPPMSSTVT encoded by the coding sequence ATGTCTTCATCGAGTGGGGTCTCTGACCCAGTGCCGGTAGACTCTGACGACCCGATGCACTCAGACTCGGAGGTCTATACATCGGACACGGACAGTACGGACGATGACGGATTTCAGCCCTTCGCGCTACCAGATTTCGGTGACGACATACAGCTAGCTGATGGCATTCCAGCCGGGGATCCACCTCTTGCGGAGATCCTTGCTCCTATTCCACTCGCTGTACCTCCCGTCGAGGATTTGCCACTTGATGTAGTGTCAGATAACGACGTCGATCTTTTCGAGGGTCCCCCTAAGGACGCCCATGAGGGCAGGGCCCCGATTGCGGATGATGTCGCTCTTCCGTTGGTTGAGAGTCCTGATAAGGAGGCTCATTCTGATTCGTCAGTCCCAGATTCTTTTGAGTCGGTAGCTTCATCTATTCCACCGTCGGGATTCGGTTTCTTCCCTGGTATTGTCGATGATGAGGATATAGAGATGGAGGACGAGTTGGTCCTCGAGGAGCAGCCTGCTGAGGCTCCTGTTCTCCCGGATGATCAGATTCTTGATATGCCTGCTGATCATCAGCCTGCTCCTGTCGATCCAGAGCCCGATATAGTTCCAGAGCCCGTTCTTGCTCTTGACCCTGTTCATGCAGATGCTCCCGTTTTTGTACCACCAGGTATTGATGCTCCTGCCATACCACCACCAGTCGTGGAGATTCCAGTCATGATACCTCTGCCTGACCCCGTCTTTGCTGAGTTACCAGTTATTGCGCCATTATTTCCCGATTCAGCCCCTGTGCATGCTGATCATGCACCTTTTGCTACTCACATAGACCCTCGCTATGCGGACACCCATAATGGGTGGATCGAGGAGGATGACTACCCTCCGTACGTGATACCAGTCACTCCCCCTACTGCACCCGTTACTGCACCACTTGATATCCCATTTGTCCACCCACACACATCTGATACCCATCGTACCGATCTACCGATTACTTTCCTCCAGGACATTCCTCCGCCACAACCCGAGGAGGGATCGTCGAGGCAGCCTTTTGGCCACGTACCATTTATGTCAGGAGATGGCCAGTTTATTCCTTATTCTGGTTTTGTTCCACCCATGTCATCCACTGTGACGTGA